CGGAGAGGCAGAGGAAGACTTCACCGGGGAGGGAATGGTGGGACGGGCGGTGCTCCAGTTCGCCGATCACCTGTCGCGGCTGTCGGGGATACATCCAAGGGCAGCGGAGGTGCTCGGACAGGTGGATGCGGTGGAGCTGAGGTCCGTGCTGGAAGGAGAGCCGGGAGCCGGTCTCCACCTGGAGGAGGAGGCGTGCGAGGAGCTGCGGGCGCTCTGGCGGGTGTATGCGCGCAACCGGAGCGCCGCGCGAGCGTACGTGCCAAAGCCCTACGAGGGCTCACTGGTGCTGCTGCGAGCCGCCGAGGGTCCCGAGGACCAGGAGGAGGACCTGGGCTGGGGCGAGCTGGCGCGAGGAGGAGTGGAGGTGCACGAGGTACCGGGAGACCACTTCAGCCTCATCGCCCTGCCGCACGTGGAGCACCTGGCCGCACGACTGCGTGCATTGCTGGAACGGGTCCAGAAGGAGGGAAAGCTCCAGCAAGCCAGCTAGTGTTTCGCACGCCGCCTCTCCCATAGGGAAAGGGAGAATCCACGGTGAGTAACCAGGTTAGACCCTCTCCCTCTGGGAGAGGGACGGGGTGAGGGTATGGGGTGGACTCGGGTTCCCCATTGCCCCGAGGTCCATGGGTTGGAAGACCGGGACACCTACCCTCACCCTAGCCCTCTCCCAGAGGGAGAGGGGACATACACGGGACCACTTCAGGCGGCCACGAACTGACGCTCCACCAGACGTCGATAGAGACCCTCCTGGCCCATGAGCGCGGCGTGGTCACCGCTCTGCACCACCTTGCCGCCCTCGAGCACCAGCACGCGGTCCGCGCCAATCACCGTGGACAGACGATGGGCGATGATGAGCGTGGTGCGGCCCTTCATCAACCGCTCCAGGGCCTCCTGCACCAGGTGCTCGCTCTCCGCGTCGAGCGCACTGGTGGCCTCGTCCAGCACCAGCAGGCGCGGGTTCTTGAGCACCGCGCGAGCGATGGCGATGCGCTGCTTCTGCCCACCGGACAGCTGCACGCCGCGCTCGCCCACCAGGGTGCGGTAGCCCTCGGGGAAGCGGGAGATGAACTCATGCGCGTTGGCGGCGCGAGCGGCGGCCTCTACCTCGGAATCCGTGGCGTCGGCGCGGCCGTAGCGGATGTTGTCCGCGATGGGGCCGGAGAAGAGCATCGGCTCCTGCGCCACCGAACCGATCTGCTGGCGCAACCACTCGGGATCCAACGTACGCAGTTCCTTGCCGTCGACCAATACACGCCCGCCCTGCGGGTCGTACATGCGCGCCAGCAGCGCGGCGAGGGTGGACTTGCCTCCGCCCGAGGGCCCGACGAGAGCCACCACCTCACCCGGCTGGAGCACCAGATCAATCTCCTGGAGCACGGGCACATCCGGGCGAGAGGGGTAGGCGAAGCGCACGGCCTGGAACTCGACCAGGCCGCGGAGCTCGCGGATGCGCTCGCCGCCGGTCGAGGGCATGGAGGGCTGACGATCGAGCATCTCGAACACGCGCTCGGCGGAGCCCGAGGCGCGCATGAGGTCCGCCCAGATGTCCGTCAACCCACTCAGGGCCGTAGCAACCATCACGGAGTAGACGAGGAACGAAGTAAGGCTGCCCATGGAGAACTCGCCGCGCAGCATCAACCGGCTGCCGTACCACAGCACCACGGACGCGGCGGCGAGGCCCGCGAAGGAGGTGCTGGCGACATAGGCGGTGGACAGGCGGGAGCGCTCGTTGGACAGCTCGACGGCGTGCTCCAGGCTGTGTTGGTAGCGCCCCACCTCATGGCGCTCGGCGGCGAAGGCGCGCACGGTGCGGATGCCGGAGAAGACCTCGTCCGCGACACCGTTGGCCTCGGCCAGCGCGGCCTGCACCTTGCGGGAGGTCTGCCGGATGCGGCGGCCGAAGAGCACGGTCGCGACGACCACGGGGGGCACGATGGCCAGCATCAGCAGGGTGAGCAGGGGCGAGGTGTAGAGGAGCAGCGCGAGCCCCCCCACCGCCTGGGCCCCGCTGCGCAGCGCCGTGGCGATGTTGCCGCTCACCGCGTTCTGCAGCACCTGGGTGTCCGCGGTCAGCCGGCTGGTGATCTCCCCTGTCTTGTGCTCGTCGAAGAAGGCCACCTCCTGGGACACGAGGCTGGAGAACAGGTCATGCCGCAGCCGCGTCACGATGCGCTCGCCGGCGCTGACGAAGAAGTAGAAACGCAGTGCCTCGGAGCTGGACTGCAACGCGAAGACGGCGATCATCCCGAGAGCGGCCCGGTCGATGAGGGCCTGGTTCCGCGATCCGAGTGCCTCATCGATGATGAAGCGCAGGGCCTGCGGAAAGACCAGGGTCATGCCACTGCCAAGCAGCAGGAAGAAGATGCCCACGGACAGGGCGCGCCTCTCCGAGCGGGTCAGGCTCAGGATGCGGCGCAGGAGGACAGGGGAAGAGACCTTGGACATGGGGGGCGATGGCTGTCAGGCGGCGGGCTGATACCGGCCGGAGGAGTACTGGGCGATGAGGCGAAGCGATTCCCGAGCGGTCTCGCGCAACTTCGCGATGAGGACGGAGTGGATCCACATGTCCTCCGTCAGGCCGACCACTGAGATCTCCTCCTCCATCACGTGACTCCCTCGTGCCAGCCAGGACGCGGCGGTCGGCATCCTAAGCGAGTCCCACCGCTCCTGCACCATGCCTGCTCGGGGAGCAGGCGTGCCGGGAGGACACAATAGTAAGGGGCCGTCCCCCTCGCGGGAGACGGCCCCTGGGTACTTCAGGCACTGAAGGCTCGGACTACTTCACGGCCTTCACGCGCTGGCGCTTCTCGGTGTGACCCTCGGCGGGCACCTCGCCCTCGGCGGGAGCCGCGACCGCCGCGACCGCCGGCTTGCCGATGCCGTACTTCTCCAGCACCTGCCGCTCCACGTCCTTGGACACCTCCGCGTGGTCGCGCAGGTAGTCCTTCGCGTTCTCACGGCCCTGGCCGATGCGCTCTCCCTTGAAGGAGAACCAGCTGCCGCTCTTCTCGATGATCCCGTCGTTCGACGCCAGGTCGATGAGGTCTCCCTCCTTCGAGATGCCCGAGCCGTACATGATGTCGAACTCGACCTCCTTGAACGGAGGCGCCACCTTGTTCTTCACCACCTTCACGCGGGTACGGCTGCCCACCACGTTCTCGCCATTCTTGATGGCGCCCACGCGGCGGATGTCCAGGCGCTGCGACGCGTAGAACTTCAGCGCGTTACCGCCCGTCGTCGTCTCGGGGTTGCCGAACATCACGCCGATCTTCATGCGGATCTGGTTGATGAAGATGACGCACGTCTGGCTCTTGCTGATGGTACCGGTGAGCTTGCGCAGCGCCTGGCTCATCAGGCGGGCCTGCACGCCCATGTGCGCATCGCCCATCTCGCCCTCGAGCTCGGCCTTCGGCACCAGGGCCGCCACCGAGTCCACCACCAGCACGTCGATGGCGCCCGAGCGCACCAGCATCTCGGCGATTTCGAGGGCCTGCTCGCCCGTGTCCGGCTGGCTCAGCAGCAGGTCATCGGTGCGCACGCCCAGCTTGCGCGCGTAGCCGATGTCCAGCGCGTGCTCGGCGTCGATGTAGCCGGCCACGCCGCCGCGCTTCTGCGCCTCGGCCACGATGTGGAGGCAGAGGGTCGTCTTACCGGAGGACTCCGGCCCGTAGATCTCCACGATACGACCCCGGGGCACGCCGCCGACGCCCAGCGCGATGTCGAGCGAGATGCTTCCCGTCGAAATGGCCTGAACATCCCGAACCAGCGGCTCCTCGTTGCCGAGCCGCATGATCGACCCCTTACCGAACTGGCGCTCCACAGCGGACATCGCCAGTTCGATCGCCTTCTCCTTCTCTGGATTCACGGCCATTTCGTCTTGCTCCTTGCGTATGCGGCGAGCCACCCCGGCCCACCTGAACTCGCGTTTAGTACGCGATGTGAAGACCCTAGTCCATCCCTCTGACATGACCCACGGCGTTCAGCGCCGAGGCAGCAAGAGGAGCAGCCAGGCCAACAGTCCGCCCACCCCGCTGAGGGTCCCGTAGTAACCACCGAGACTGCCCAGGTATAGCTGAACGACCGACAGGACGAGCAGCCCCAGCAGGCCCGCCCGCCGGGTGTCCGAGCGTTCATCACCCCACAGTGCCGTCACCAGCCCCATCAGCGCCAGCCCCATGAGGAAGAAGAGGGGCAGCCCCAGGGCGCTCTTCCCCTCCGTCAGCTCCGGGGGAAGGAACACCCACTCGCCGACGAACCCCGTCCCCAGCACCCCCGCCGCCAGCGCCCCCTTCGTCAGGAGCCCCTTCCGGGTGGGCCGGGACTGGTTCCGCAGGTACTCCAGGTCCTCGGGGCGTACCTCCAGCGCGTAGGGGTAGCCGAGCCCCACCAGGGTCTCGACCGCCACGCCCCGGCACGTCCGGCCCTCCGCCTCCTCCAACCCCTCCAGCTGGCCGCTCTCCAGGAGATGAAGGAGCAGGTCCGCCACCTCGCGCGAGCCCCCCTCCGACCCCAGCGCCTCCAATTCCCGGTTGAGGTGCCCCGCCAGGGCCGCGCGCTCGGTGCCAGAGGCCGCCCGGGCCTGCTCGACGAGGGGCGGCACCGCCCGCATCGCCTCTCGCGGGGGTAGAGGTGCGGGAGCGCTGTCCGGCGCCTCCCAGGGGGCCAGGGATGGCACCTCCGATCCTGGCTGGTCCTCGCGGGGTCCGGAGCCGGGGGGGCGGGTATGGGTGGTGCTGGACACGGTCGGGACTGTAACGGCC
This is a stretch of genomic DNA from Archangium violaceum. It encodes these proteins:
- a CDS encoding ABC transporter ATP-binding protein, with the translated sequence MSKVSSPVLLRRILSLTRSERRALSVGIFFLLLGSGMTLVFPQALRFIIDEALGSRNQALIDRAALGMIAVFALQSSSEALRFYFFVSAGERIVTRLRHDLFSSLVSQEVAFFDEHKTGEITSRLTADTQVLQNAVSGNIATALRSGAQAVGGLALLLYTSPLLTLLMLAIVPPVVVATVLFGRRIRQTSRKVQAALAEANGVADEVFSGIRTVRAFAAERHEVGRYQHSLEHAVELSNERSRLSTAYVASTSFAGLAAASVVLWYGSRLMLRGEFSMGSLTSFLVYSVMVATALSGLTDIWADLMRASGSAERVFEMLDRQPSMPSTGGERIRELRGLVEFQAVRFAYPSRPDVPVLQEIDLVLQPGEVVALVGPSGGGKSTLAALLARMYDPQGGRVLVDGKELRTLDPEWLRQQIGSVAQEPMLFSGPIADNIRYGRADATDSEVEAAARAANAHEFISRFPEGYRTLVGERGVQLSGGQKQRIAIARAVLKNPRLLVLDEATSALDAESEHLVQEALERLMKGRTTLIIAHRLSTVIGADRVLVLEGGKVVQSGDHAALMGQEGLYRRLVERQFVAA
- the recA gene encoding recombinase RecA — translated: MAVNPEKEKAIELAMSAVERQFGKGSIMRLGNEEPLVRDVQAISTGSISLDIALGVGGVPRGRIVEIYGPESSGKTTLCLHIVAEAQKRGGVAGYIDAEHALDIGYARKLGVRTDDLLLSQPDTGEQALEIAEMLVRSGAIDVLVVDSVAALVPKAELEGEMGDAHMGVQARLMSQALRKLTGTISKSQTCVIFINQIRMKIGVMFGNPETTTGGNALKFYASQRLDIRRVGAIKNGENVVGSRTRVKVVKNKVAPPFKEVEFDIMYGSGISKEGDLIDLASNDGIIEKSGSWFSFKGERIGQGRENAKDYLRDHAEVSKDVERQVLEKYGIGKPAVAAVAAPAEGEVPAEGHTEKRQRVKAVK